ATAGTGTTGCGAGGTTTTTAAATTATAAAAAAAGTGCCTAGGTTACTAGGCACTTTGGAGTTAGTTGCGTTTTAAAACGCTTCTAACTGGGGAACGTACCATCTCATGAATATAAATCTAAAAAGATGGGTTTAATTATGTTTGCAATTTGGGCTTACAATCATCAGCTTGGGTGGCATTTTAACTATTCTAGAGCGAAGCGAAGATTATACTTTGGTTTGTATTTTACTATGAAGCCACAAAACAATGCTGCACAGCAAGAGTAGATCCGCTCAACAGTCTATTATTTGAGTTAAATGGTTTTAAATAGGGTATAAAAGGCAAAATGCGGCATAGCTTAAAAGCAAATGCCGCAAAGGGAGATTAATGCGGGGTATTATTCTATTAGTGCTGTTTAATAGTAAATAGCTCATAGCCTTTTAATGCAGGAACTTGAGCGGTTAGTTGCGTTTCTTGTTGTGCTATTTCAACAAAATCATCACATAATGAATTTGCACGCTTTTCAAGTGTTTTGGCATGCAGCTCTACTTTTTCTTCTATTTGTGCGCCCATATTTTCCATGCGCTCTTCAAATGCTTGCATGTCACCGCCTGAACTCATTAACTCAGAGCCCAATGCCACTAAAATGCTGCCCATTGATTCCATTACTGCTGATTCAACTGCTGTTTCTATTTGCTTTTCAAACTGCTGTTCAAAGTTTTCACCAAATTGAGTAAAGCTTTGTTGACCCATTACAAAAGTACCTTGCAGATAAAAGGTGCTTTCAACCTCTTGATGAATATCGTCCATTAAGGCTGAAATATTATCGAGGCCGTTAATATTAAACGCATTTGCAACCTCTTCTAATGCTACACCTGCAATTTTAACCCCTTCAAGGGCAATATTGGCCACTTCAGGTAATTGCACGCGTAAATTGTCTGTGTAGTCGGTCATTGCTTGGCGCTGTGCACTATTTAATGCTACTTGCTCGCCATTGATAGACAGCTCACCTTCAGCGGTAAATAGCATGTGCTGATTATTGGCTTTAAAAATTTCTAATTCATTAGGTTTGATGCGCACATCGTTCTTAAATTCAACGTTACATTCATCGTTACTAAATGAAATTGAAGAGTCGCTAGTATTGTGAGCCATTGCTACTGGAGCGCACATTATCGCGCTAACTAATAATAATTTTTTCATGTTTATTCTCTGCTTTTTGCTGATGATAATTAACTTATAACAAGTTTGATGCCAATTATTTTTAATGTTTTAAAACAATGGCTTGAGATTTTTTGAATGCTTTAAAGTCGAAAGTGTACTCATTGAAAATACTAAAATATGGTCAAAATAACCAACAATTAAATGCTAATAAATAAAATTTATCGATACGATAAAAAACTCTCACTTTCCACAATTCAAATTTAACGCTATTTATTCACAATACTGACACAGAGACTATTTAGGATAGCTATGTGGCTTTATTTTGACGTAAATTTGTACAGCTAATTTATGTTGAACATTTTAATTTCACCAATTATCGCGATATAGAAATCCGTAATTGGTCTCAAACACTTTATGGAGTGGGTTGTGGGTAAGACATTTAGTTACGATGCGCTAGATGATGATTTTGTTGAAGACGAATACGAAATGGTCGGGCGTAATCAACACGACAAGAAAAAGCAAAAGGTGAAAAGAAAGTTAGAGGATTACCTTGAGCAAAAACGCTTGCGTAAAAATCTAGGTGAAGATGACTTAAACGATTATATTGATTAAGCTCTCGCTAGTACAAATAAGCGTTACAGTTTGTAATAAAGAGGCTTTGTGCCTCTTTATAGTTTTTTGGGGTTAAGCCTTAGCTGCAAGCAGAGCTTTTTCAATTACTTTTTCTAGTTTTTCAGGTTTAGTAATAGGTGCAAAGCGCTTAATAGGTGTACCATCTGCCGCTACTAAAAACTTAGTGAAGTTCCACTTAATTTTTCGGGTTAAAAACCCCGGTAGTACAGACTTTAAATAGCGGAAAACAGAATCTGTATGCTGGCCATTTACATTCACTTTTTCTGCGATTAAAAAACTAACCCCGTAATTTATTAAACAACCTTGCGCTATTTGCTCAGCGTCGCCGGGCTCTTGTTGACCAAATTGGTTACATGGAAAGCCTATAATGATCAAACCTTGGCTTGCATACTTTTCATGTAATGCTTGCAATGACTGATATTGATAAGTTAATCCACATTCACTTGCGGTATTTACGATTAATACAACTTTACCTTCAAACTCTTTAAAGTCGATTGGCTGGCCTTGTAGGCTGGTAGTCTTTAGTTGATGGAATGGGTGCATATAAATACGCTTATTATTTGTTTATTTTGCATAGTCTAACCCTTGCGTGATGATCTACAAAGTCTAAGTCACTTTTACAGCGCTTACTGCTAATTTAAAATTAAAAATAGCCCCATACCGGCCAAGGTCGTTAAGTAAATATTATGCGTTTTGTAAGCAACAACAATAGCGACTATGGCAGCACTGAGATAAGGGTTCTGCCAGTTTAGATTAATACCTTCGTCATTTATAAATACAATTGGCACCCAAATCGCCGTTAGTACCGCAGGTGCACTAAAGCTCAAAAACTGTTGCATTTTAGGCCCTACTTTAAATGGCAAGGCGCGGTGTAAGAATAAATAGCGAGTAAAAAAAGTAATACATGCCATTAGTAAAATAGTGGTCATCATTTTTTGGCCCCCTTATTTTGCACTAATCTGGTAACAGCGTAACCTGCGCTCATTGCTAGAAGCGCAGAGCATACTAACCATAATTCAAAGCCTGTGCTTTTTAATAAAGTGGCACTGATCCCTGCAACAATGACTGTAACTAGAGTAGCTAAGTTTTTAATCCCTGGAATTACTAAGGCAATAAAAGTTGCTGCAATAGCAAAATCGAGTCCTAAATTAGTGAGATCTGGAAGCATAGTACCGGCTACAATGCCAATGAGGGTCCAAATATTCCACGCAATATAAAAGCTAAAACCTGCGCTCAATGCATAAATTAAACGGGTTTTAGTACGATAGGCGCGCGGGTGGTGCGAAAAAGCAAATAGTTCATCAGTTAACACAAAGCTGACAGGCAGGCGCCATCGCATGGGTTGCTCAATCACTTTGTGACGAACTGCCAAGCCATATAAAAAATGGCGAGAGCTAATAATAAACGTGGTAAAAAGAATGGTTAGTAGAGGGGTATTACCAGCAATGAGCTCAATTGCAACCAGCTGCGCCGAGCCTGCAAATACCAGTAGCGACATGGCTTGAGTTTCAAATGGGGTAAAGCCATTTTGTATTGCTAACGAGCCACATAAAATGCCCCAAGGAATAACCGCTAAACACAGTGGCAGCATATCTAAAAAGCCTTTTAATACTGGTTTTTTAATTGATTGCATGTGTTTTACTCTGCGCACTGGTAGAAAGACTCATCGGGATACCTTAATATTGAGAAGCTAAAATAGTTAGCGTTTTAGATGATACTTTTTTTTAGGGAAGGTGCAATGTTTAAGGTAAAAGTGTGGGATGGCTTTGTAAGAAGCTTTCATTGGTTATTAGTATTGAGTATTGCTGCGCTTTATTTTAGTGCAGAAGAGGGCATGATCGAACTTCATTTTGTGGTTGGCTTTTTTACTTTAGCGCTTATTTCAACACGAATTATATGGGGCCTATTTGGCAGTAAAACAGCAAAAATATCGGTATTACTGCACTCTCCTAAATCGGTGCTTGCTTCTTTTGCTGGCAAAAAAACAAATGAGGCGGGCCATTCTGCACCTGGTAGCTATATGGTGTTATTATTTTTTATTCTGATCATAGCGCAGCTAGTAAGCGGTTTAATGAGCAGTGATGGTATTTTAACTGATGGCCCGTTAGCGCAGTATGTATCAAGTGATACCATTGATTTTGCCAATTGGTTGCACCATATCAATTTTGATATTTTATTTTATGCGATTATTTTGCATGTTGTGGCTATTATTGCTTACAAAATTAAAGGCAAACCATTAGTCAAAGCAATGATCACCGGTAATAAAGCACTAGCAACAAAAAGCTCAGAGCCAGAGACAAAGTCACCATGGGTTGCATGGGTTATATTTTTGCTACTACTAGTTTTATTAATGAGTACCTGGGGAAGTGAGCATTTAAGTTATTTGCTTAGTTAAAAAAAGTGGCGCTAATACAGCGCCATTTTTGTTCTTAATACACAGTTATATATTAGTCTT
This Pseudoalteromonas undina DNA region includes the following protein-coding sequences:
- a CDS encoding PA3496 family putative envelope integrity protein, which produces MGKTFSYDALDDDFVEDEYEMVGRNQHDKKKQKVKRKLEDYLEQKRLRKNLGEDDLNDYID
- a CDS encoding AzlD domain-containing protein → MMTTILLMACITFFTRYLFLHRALPFKVGPKMQQFLSFSAPAVLTAIWVPIVFINDEGINLNWQNPYLSAAIVAIVVAYKTHNIYLTTLAGMGLFLILN
- a CDS encoding glutathione peroxidase — translated: MHPFHQLKTTSLQGQPIDFKEFEGKVVLIVNTASECGLTYQYQSLQALHEKYASQGLIIIGFPCNQFGQQEPGDAEQIAQGCLINYGVSFLIAEKVNVNGQHTDSVFRYLKSVLPGFLTRKIKWNFTKFLVAADGTPIKRFAPITKPEKLEKVIEKALLAAKA
- a CDS encoding YggN family protein produces the protein MKKLLLVSAIMCAPVAMAHNTSDSSISFSNDECNVEFKNDVRIKPNELEIFKANNQHMLFTAEGELSINGEQVALNSAQRQAMTDYTDNLRVQLPEVANIALEGVKIAGVALEEVANAFNINGLDNISALMDDIHQEVESTFYLQGTFVMGQQSFTQFGENFEQQFEKQIETAVESAVMESMGSILVALGSELMSSGGDMQAFEERMENMGAQIEEKVELHAKTLEKRANSLCDDFVEIAQQETQLTAQVPALKGYELFTIKQH
- a CDS encoding AzlC family ABC transporter permease is translated as MQSIKKPVLKGFLDMLPLCLAVIPWGILCGSLAIQNGFTPFETQAMSLLVFAGSAQLVAIELIAGNTPLLTILFTTFIISSRHFLYGLAVRHKVIEQPMRWRLPVSFVLTDELFAFSHHPRAYRTKTRLIYALSAGFSFYIAWNIWTLIGIVAGTMLPDLTNLGLDFAIAATFIALVIPGIKNLATLVTVIVAGISATLLKSTGFELWLVCSALLAMSAGYAVTRLVQNKGAKK
- a CDS encoding cytochrome b/b6 domain-containing protein encodes the protein MFKVKVWDGFVRSFHWLLVLSIAALYFSAEEGMIELHFVVGFFTLALISTRIIWGLFGSKTAKISVLLHSPKSVLASFAGKKTNEAGHSAPGSYMVLLFFILIIAQLVSGLMSSDGILTDGPLAQYVSSDTIDFANWLHHINFDILFYAIILHVVAIIAYKIKGKPLVKAMITGNKALATKSSEPETKSPWVAWVIFLLLLVLLMSTWGSEHLSYLLS